A single region of the Parasphingorhabdus litoris DSM 22379 genome encodes:
- the fghA gene encoding S-formylglutathione hydrolase: protein MSALKTVSENKAFGGVQGVYSHASAETKTEMTFAVFVPEHEDGARLPVLWYLSGLTCTHANVMDKGEYRRLASELGLIIICPDTSPRGDAVPDDDAYDMGQGAGFYVDATAEPWAANFRMRSYIERELPALVANEFPADMKRQGIFGHSMGGHGALTIALRNPGRFKSVSAFAPIVSPINCPWGHKALGGYLGADQSTWRDYDTCALIDDGARISDILIDQGTADQFLEEQLKPNLLVAACERVAIPLTLNMREGYDHSYFTISTFMDDHLRWHAERL, encoded by the coding sequence ATGAGCGCTCTGAAAACAGTTTCGGAAAACAAGGCTTTCGGCGGAGTGCAGGGCGTTTATTCCCATGCCTCCGCCGAAACAAAAACGGAGATGACGTTTGCCGTTTTTGTGCCGGAGCATGAGGATGGCGCGAGACTACCCGTGCTCTGGTATCTGTCCGGTCTGACCTGCACCCATGCCAACGTCATGGACAAAGGCGAATATCGCCGATTGGCGAGTGAATTGGGGCTGATCATTATCTGTCCCGATACGTCACCGCGCGGTGATGCAGTACCGGATGATGATGCCTATGATATGGGGCAGGGTGCTGGCTTTTATGTTGATGCGACTGCGGAGCCGTGGGCCGCCAACTTTCGCATGCGCAGCTATATTGAACGGGAATTGCCGGCTCTTGTGGCCAACGAGTTTCCGGCGGATATGAAGCGGCAGGGTATATTCGGCCACAGCATGGGTGGCCATGGGGCATTGACCATTGCACTGCGCAATCCAGGTCGTTTCAAAAGTGTCTCGGCCTTTGCACCGATCGTCTCTCCGATAAATTGTCCTTGGGGGCACAAGGCGCTCGGCGGATATCTGGGCGCTGATCAATCGACTTGGCGAGACTATGACACCTGCGCCCTAATCGACGATGGCGCACGCATTTCGGATATATTGATTGATCAAGGGACCGCAGATCAGTTTCTCGAAGAACAGCTCAAACCAAATTTGCTAGTGGCAGCGTGCGAGCGGGTCGCTATCCCTCTGACGCTCAATATGCGCGAGGGATATGATCATAGCTATTTCACCATCTCGACCTTCATGGATGATCATTTGCGTTGGCATGCGGAGCGGCTCTGA
- a CDS encoding VOC family protein, whose product MFSHVMVGTNDIERSKSFYNAVLGTLGAGEPMVDIKEDGTTRLFYIHNGNIFSVSQPIDGQSATVANGATIGFACSSPEQVKEFHDVAVDNGATSIEDPPGPRNSTMGEMHLSYVRDLDGHKLCAMYRPG is encoded by the coding sequence ATGTTCAGTCACGTCATGGTTGGAACCAATGATATTGAAAGGTCTAAGTCATTTTATAATGCTGTGCTCGGTACGCTGGGTGCCGGCGAGCCGATGGTGGATATAAAAGAAGACGGCACGACCCGGCTTTTCTATATTCACAACGGTAATATATTTAGTGTTAGCCAACCAATTGATGGTCAGTCTGCAACGGTCGCCAATGGCGCTACTATCGGTTTCGCTTGCTCTTCGCCGGAACAGGTAAAAGAGTTTCATGACGTCGCTGTTGATAATGGCGCGACGTCTATTGAAGATCCTCCGGGTCCAAGGAATTCGACCATGGGCGAGATGCACTTATCCTATGTTCGCGATCTTGATGGCCATAAACTCTGCGCTATGTATCGGCCTGGATGA
- a CDS encoding acyl-CoA dehydrogenase family protein, whose protein sequence is MWNDTPEIAQMREAVRALCSDFPGSYWREKDRERAYPEEFVEALTKAGFLAALIPEEYGGSGLGLSAAAAILEEIHSSGCNASACHAQMYIMGTILRDGSEGQKQQYLPKIATGELRLQAFGVTEPGSGTNTLGLKTTAMRDGDDYVINGQKVWTSRAEYSDLMVLLARTTPQDQVQKRTDGLSVFIVDMREAVGNGLTIKPIRTMINHSTTEVYFDDLRVPAANIIGEEGKGLRYILNGMNAERVLIAAECIGDARWFTKKASHYASEREVFDRPIGQNQGVQFPIARSYAQTEAADLMVRKAAAMFDAGEGMAAEANMAKMLASEASWAAGEACMQTHGGFAFAEDYDIERKWRETRLYQIAPISTNLILSYLAEHVLDLPRSY, encoded by the coding sequence ATGTGGAATGACACGCCAGAAATCGCGCAAATGCGCGAAGCCGTGCGCGCCTTGTGCAGCGATTTCCCCGGCAGCTATTGGCGGGAGAAAGATCGGGAACGCGCCTATCCTGAGGAATTTGTCGAGGCACTTACCAAAGCGGGCTTTCTGGCGGCACTAATCCCGGAAGAATATGGCGGCAGCGGACTGGGTCTTTCCGCCGCTGCAGCGATCCTTGAGGAAATTCACAGCAGCGGTTGCAATGCCAGTGCGTGCCACGCGCAGATGTATATTATGGGCACGATCTTGCGCGATGGCAGCGAAGGGCAGAAACAGCAATATCTTCCCAAGATCGCAACGGGTGAGCTGCGTCTGCAAGCCTTTGGCGTGACCGAGCCGGGGAGCGGTACAAACACGCTAGGCCTAAAGACCACGGCTATGCGTGACGGCGATGATTATGTGATCAACGGCCAAAAGGTCTGGACCAGCCGCGCGGAATATAGCGACCTGATGGTCCTGCTGGCCCGCACAACGCCGCAGGATCAGGTACAGAAGCGAACCGACGGCCTCTCCGTGTTCATCGTCGATATGCGCGAAGCAGTGGGCAACGGTCTCACCATCAAACCCATTCGTACGATGATCAACCACAGCACAACCGAAGTCTATTTTGACGACCTGCGCGTGCCGGCGGCCAATATCATTGGTGAGGAAGGCAAAGGGCTGCGCTACATCCTCAACGGTATGAATGCCGAGCGGGTATTGATCGCCGCCGAATGTATCGGTGACGCGCGCTGGTTCACCAAAAAGGCATCGCATTATGCGAGCGAGCGCGAGGTATTCGATCGCCCGATCGGTCAAAACCAGGGCGTACAGTTCCCAATCGCCCGCAGCTATGCGCAAACCGAAGCAGCGGACCTGATGGTACGCAAGGCAGCGGCCATGTTCGATGCCGGCGAGGGGATGGCAGCAGAAGCGAATATGGCGAAAATGCTCGCCTCTGAAGCATCATGGGCGGCAGGCGAGGCGTGCATGCAAACCCATGGCGGTTTCGCCTTTGCCGAGGATTATGATATCGAGCGCAAATGGCGGGAGACGCGGCTCTATCAAATCGCGCCAATCTCGACCAACCTGATCCTGTCCTATCTCGCCGAGCATGTTCTGGATTTGCCGCGCTCCTATTAA
- a CDS encoding c-type cytochrome, with the protein MKMLRVKIVAPAIATMMLLSACGGSGGSEAESEAASEAASAQLPNGMTIKEQIEARQGQLEKVGDAFKAISDQLKASSPDIAIIQEAAAAVPEATEGMADWWPEGSGPESGVETDALPAIWENMADFQEKVGNMQEAAANLNTVAQGADMAAIGEAFKATGGTCKACHDDYRLDD; encoded by the coding sequence ATGAAAATGCTAAGGGTAAAGATTGTAGCTCCGGCTATCGCAACGATGATGTTGCTTAGTGCATGTGGCGGCAGCGGCGGATCAGAAGCTGAGTCAGAGGCCGCCAGTGAAGCGGCCAGCGCACAATTGCCCAACGGCATGACGATCAAGGAACAGATTGAAGCCCGTCAAGGCCAGCTTGAAAAAGTGGGCGACGCGTTCAAGGCGATCAGCGATCAACTGAAAGCCAGCAGCCCGGATATCGCGATTATCCAGGAAGCGGCTGCTGCGGTTCCGGAAGCCACAGAAGGCATGGCGGACTGGTGGCCGGAAGGCAGCGGTCCTGAATCCGGTGTTGAAACAGACGCGCTGCCTGCGATCTGGGAAAATATGGCGGATTTCCAAGAGAAGGTTGGCAATATGCAGGAAGCTGCGGCTAATCTGAATACCGTTGCCCAGGGCGCTGATATGGCGGCCATTGGCGAGGCGTTTAAAGCCACCGGTGGCACCTGCAAAGCCTGCCACGATGATTATCGCCTGGACGACTAA